The sequence CGGTGGGGGCCGATCTTAAGAACACCGTGGCCTTGGCCTTCGACCACCGGGTGGTGGTTTCGCCCCATATCGGCGACCTGGGCAGCGTGCGGGGCGAGCAGGTGTTCACGCGGGTCGCCCTGGACTTGGCCGAACTTTACGGAATCCAGCCCCGGTTGCTGGCCTGCGATGCCCACCCGGAGTTTCGCTCCCGCCGGTGGGCGGAGCAGCGCGGATTGCCAGTCCATCCGGTGCTGCACCACCATGCCCACGCCTCGGCGTTAGTGGCGGAGCAGGGGCGGGCGGGCCCGTGGCTGGTGTTTACCTGGGACGGCCTCGGGGTCGGCGAGGGCGGCGGGCTGTGGGGCGGCGAGGCGCTCTGGGGTGAACCCGGCCGCTGGTGCCGGGTGGGCACGCTCCGCCCGTTCCGCATGCTTGGGGGGGACCGGGCCAGCCGGGAACCCTGGCGCTCCGCCCTGTCCCTGTGCTGGGAGGCGGGGCGGGACTGGGATGCGTGCCCGCGGGACCGGCGCCTGTTGCGGCAGATCTGGGAGCGGCGCCTCCACTGCCCACTGACCAGCTCCGCCGGGCGCTTGTTCGATGCCGCCGCGGCCCTGACCGGGGTGGCCTTGGAATCCAGTTACGAGGGGCACGCGGCGATGTGGTTGGAAGCCGTGAGCAGCCCGCCGGCCGAGGCCCTGGCCGTGCCCTTGTACCGGGACGGGGCGGGCCTTTGGGTGATCGACTGGGGACCCTTGCTGCCGTTGCTCCTGGATGGGAGCCTGGATGCCCCGACCCGCGGGGCGCGCTTCCACGCCAGCCTGGCCGAAGCCATCGCTGCCCTGGCGCAGCGGGTGCGGGCGGAACGGAAGGTCGCCCGGGTCGGCCTGACCGGCGGGGTGTTCCAGAACCGCAAGCTGACCGAGCACGCCCAAGGCCGGCTGGAGGCGTTGGGGTTCGAAGTCATCCTCCACGGGATCCTTCCCGCCGGTGATGGCGGCATCGCCTTCGGCCAGGCCGCCGAACTTGCGGCCCGGCTGCGCCACGCCTAGCTTATGCCGCAAGCCGCCGTGTCTGGAACAGGTACGGGGCGATGAATTTTCCTGGACGCTATCGGTCTACCGAAGAAGCTGGCAGGACGACAATAACAACAACCGGAATCGCCATGTTCATTCCCTTTTACGTTCCCGGAACCGAACGCTTGCGGGTAGTGGTGGTGGGCGGCGGCTATGCGGGCCTCGCGGCTCTGATCACGTTGCGGGAACAGCGCCGCGACGCCGAGCTGGTGCTGATCGATCGAAGCCCCCACCATCTCAAGATCACCCGCCTGCACGAAAGCTTCCGGCGTCCCTGGAGCGATCTTCGGGTACCGTTTCGCGCCTTGGAACAGCGGTTCGGCTTCCGCCACCTCCAAGCCGAGCTGGAATTGGACGAGGCCCGCCTCAAGCAGTGGAATGCCGACCGGGTGTTGCCGGTCGCCGATCAATGGCTGGACTTCGATTACCTGCTGATCGCCGTCGGAGCGGGCTTCCGCAAACCGGAGAAGGGTCCCCGCACCTTCGATCTGGACGATTTTGCCGTAGACGCGGGCCCCGACCTTTTGGAGGAACCTTTAAGCCGCCTGGGGGCCGGGGAGCCTTGCCTGACGGTGGTGGGCGCGGGCGCCTCGGGGATCCAATTTCTCTTCGAGATCGCCCATTACCTCCGCGAGCAGCAGCTGACGTGCCGGCTGCGCCTAGTGGACGGCCACCCCAGGCCGCTCCCCCAATTCCGCGCGGAGCTAGGGCGTTATGTGCTGGCGCGCCTCGCCGAACT is a genomic window of Candidatus Methylocalor cossyra containing:
- a CDS encoding NAD(P)/FAD-dependent oxidoreductase; its protein translation is MFIPFYVPGTERLRVVVVGGGYAGLAALITLREQRRDAELVLIDRSPHHLKITRLHESFRRPWSDLRVPFRALEQRFGFRHLQAELELDEARLKQWNADRVLPVADQWLDFDYLLIAVGAGFRKPEKGPRTFDLDDFAVDAGPDLLEEPLSRLGAGEPCLTVVGAGASGIQFLFEIAHYLREQQLTCRLRLVDGHPRPLPQFRAELGRYVLARLAELDIEFLPNRLFRGQEGGQLILEDQDGVRHTLPSDLSLLFLGKAPALRLETNWFGQVIAGGEVLERVFAAGDCSRYRSPGSNALSAQTALRKGKLAARNILRHSGPLKWLEPHLYQELGYVIGLGPRDAVGWLALERNVVGGLPASVVKELVEAQYDLLLAGVDTYLL